In a single window of the Clarias gariepinus isolate MV-2021 ecotype Netherlands chromosome 16, CGAR_prim_01v2, whole genome shotgun sequence genome:
- the si:ch211-120g10.1 gene encoding E3 ubiquitin-protein ligase TRIM58, translated as MIHCFQFLIEPAKNFTVKFKESRKKANDEKKETLDESQEFIVNLAKDMSRVCQMSEVLEHITSCEDIWPTLNCRAFILEWGSLLESKKRPLQTDGWPEKSDWKELSVSSEQDVESAKRLIMTWIKDLRAQPEQSVWPGEQVMAVLEDLEKQWRRGRVPTLQAAMELIFWTLMTKELNKETIPQQWLIWKQKSQKIGATPYIPQSVWDWICDAAVEVTLDLDTANPDLLISADEKRMRCGFDRQEIANYHQRFDGWWCAVGTEGFSLGRRYWEVDVGEMDWRLGVAKESALRKGFKSLNTNTGYLTLRLERGNELKALTVPFTALPESLIPRRVGVYLDYEHGQLSFYDAERHSHIYTYNERFDEKLFPLFGTVEIVSDLVIRSPGDRGNCLCLWG; from the exons ATGATCCACTGTTTCCAGTTCCTCATTGAGCCGGCCAAGAACTTCACTGTCAAGTTTAAG GAGTCTCGCAAGAAGGCGAACGATGAGAAGAAAGAGACTTTGGATGAGAGCCAAGAATTTATTGTGAACCTGGCCAAGGACATGAGCAGAGTCTGCCAG ATGTCTGAGGTGTTGGAGCACATCACCAGCTGTGAAGACATCTGGCCCACATTGAACTGTAGGGCTTTTATTCTGGAGTGGGGATCCCTGCTGGAGAGCAAG AAAAGGCCGCTGCAGACTGATGGCTGGCCAGAGAAGAGCGACTGGAAGGAACTGTCTGTGAGCAGCGAGCAGGATGTAGAGAGCGCAAAAAGGCTGATCATGACCTGGATCAAGGACCTGAGGGCCCAGCCGGAG CAGAGCGTGTGGCCTGGTGAGCAGGTGATGGCGGTGCTGGAAGATCTGGAGAAGCAGTGGCGGCGAGGCCGTGTCCCGACTCTGCAGGCTGCCATGGAGCTGATCTTCTGGACTTTGATGACTAAGGAGCTGAACAAG GAGACCATTCCTCAGCAGTGGCTCATCTGGAAGCAAAAGAGTCAGAAAATCG GTGCTACTCCTTATATTCCTCAGTCTG TATGGGACTGGATCTGTGATGCTGCAG TGGAGGTGACCCTCGACTTGGACACGGCGAACCCGGACCTTCTGATTTCTGCTGACGAGAAGCGCATGCGCTGCGGTTTCGACCGCCAAGAAATTGCCAATTACCACCAGCGCTTCGATGGCTGGTGGTGCGCTGTGGGCACCGAGGGCTTCAGCTTGGGTCGGCGCTACTGGGAAGTCGACGTGGGCGAGATGGACTGGAGGCTGGGCGTAGCTAAAGAGTCCGCGCTGCGCAAGGGCTTCAAGTCGCTCAACACCAACACGGGTTACCTGACCCTGCGTCTGGAGCGAGGCAATGAGCTGAAGGCGCTCACGGTGCCCTTCACCGCACTCCCAGAGTCCCTTATCCCGCGCAGGGTCGGAGTCTACCTGGATTACGAGCACGGCCAGCTGTCGTTCTACGACGCCGAGCGCCACTCGCACATCTACACGTACAACGAGCGCTTCGACGAGAAGCTCTTTCCCCTCTTCGGTACGGTGGAGATTGTCAGTGACCTGGTGATCAGATCCCCCGGTGACAGGGGTAACTGCCTGTGCCTCTGGGGCTGA